A single window of Coffea eugenioides isolate CCC68of chromosome 7, Ceug_1.0, whole genome shotgun sequence DNA harbors:
- the LOC113778373 gene encoding mitogen-activated protein kinase kinase kinase 17-like, protein MLENKYGDGVAWKRGAMLGKGSFGSVYLATLKKPRSKYSCLPSVMAVKSAEVSVSGSIQKEREVLSNVKGCPNIIQCFGEETTTGVNGVMVFNLLLEYGSGGTLAEKIKKSGGKGLPEFEVRCYTRSILKGLNFIHEIGYVHCDLKPENILLVHNNAGGGRAGFRAKIGDFGLAKRVKQCKKRKLEPYWRGTPTYLSPEVVGDGVQEQPSDIWALGCIVLEMLTGKPLWDAKEERNAEDILKRIKNELPQIPSELSKEAKDFLKGCFVKKAMYRLTAEMLLNHAFMEGLVDGDDDVEEIIEVEDINGIESILVVSETDDDEVICGYVSDEWSFASEDCSISYWSEGDEGEIEDEIVSQISEEQKLDLEQSNGVISSTEEAGLDHATEASLQIPLPIPPSTTQQYPVSFRIPAGV, encoded by the coding sequence ATGTTGGAGAACAAATATGGAGATGGGGTGGCATGGAAAAGAGGTGCAATGCTAGGGAAAGGAAGCTTTGGGTCTGTCTATTTAGCAACTTTGAAGAAGCCCAGATCAAAATATAGTTGTTTGCCATCGGTTATGGCTGTGAAATCAGCTGAGGTTTCTGTTTCAGGTTCAATTCAGAAAGAACGCGAAGTTTTGAGTAATGTCAAAGGTTGTCCTAACATAATTCAATGCTTTGGTGAAGAGACTACCACGGGGGTGAATGGTGTCATGGTTTTTAATTTGTTGCTCGAATATGGCTCAGGTGGAACCCTAGCCGAAAAGATCAAGAAATCAGGGGGCAAGGGATTACCTGAATTTGAGGTAAGGTGTTATACTAGGTCTATCCTCAAAGGGTTGAATTTCATTCATGAGATTGGTTATGTTCATTGTGATTTGAAGCCTGAGAATATTTTGCTTGTGCACAACAATGCTGGAGGTGGGAGGGCTGGATTCAGGGCAAAGATAGGTGATTTTGGGTTGGCTAAGAGGGTTAAACAGTGTAAGAAGAGGAAATTAGAGCCTTACTGGAGGGGAACGCCTACCTATTTGTCACCTGAGGTTGTGGGAGATGGTGTACAAGAGCAACCTAGCGATATTTGGGCTCTCGGATGTATTGTCTTAGAGATGTTGACGGGAAAACCCCTATGGGATGCAAAAGAGGAGCGGAATGCTGAGGATATTCTGAAAAGGATCAAGAATGAATTGCCTCAGATTCCTAGTGAATTGTCTAAGGAGGCAAAGGATTTTCTGAAAGGCTGTTTTGTGAAGAAGGCCATGTATAGGTTGACAGCTGAGATGTTGCTGAATCATGCGTTTATGGAAGGATTGGTTGATGGTGATGATGATGTTGAAGAAATTATCGAGGTTGAAGATATTAATGGGATTGAGTCTATACTGGTAGTAtctgaaactgatgatgatgaggTCATTTGTGGCTATGTCTCTGATGAGTGGAGCTTTGCATCAGAAGATTGTTCAATATCTTATTGGTCTGAAGGAGATGAAGGGGAGATTGAGGATGAAATTGTATCTCAAATCAGTGAAGAGCAGAAACTGGATTTAGAACAAAGTAACGGCGTAATAAGCTCCACTGAAGAGGCTGGACTTGATCATGCTACTGAAGCATCATTGCAAATTCCCTTACCGATCCCGCCAAGCACTACACAGCAATATCCAGTTAGTTTTAGGATTCCTGCCGGAGTCTAG